A single Aspergillus puulaauensis MK2 DNA, chromosome 7, nearly complete sequence DNA region contains:
- the PKS19_1 gene encoding polyketide synthase 19 (COG:I;~EggNog:ENOG410PUMB;~InterPro:IPR016039,IPR032821,IPR014031,IPR020841;~PFAM:PF16197,PF02801;~go_function: GO:0016746 - transferase activity, transferring acyl groups [Evidence IEA]) has protein sequence MPNSEAQARLIRDTYARCGLSPECEVDRPQYFKGYGTGTPAETVTIEARAIQSVFFPDGKSIEGQLTVGSIKTVIGHTEGTAGVAGVLKASLAVQHGHILANLHFNDLKPKLRPFYTNLQVPTHTVPWPTVLYGSPRRVSVNSFGFGGTNAHAIIESWDGPGELNGHVNRHGKGRFSDGSKPNTSVSNTGPFVLSANSAPALAASPGALASYLRPNPDTDLDRLAYTLFRKTEFPYRAALSAVFVGELVSKL, from the exons ATGCCTAACTCCGAGGCGCAGGCACGACTCATCCGTGACACCTACGCTAGATGTGGACTCAGCCCAGAGTGTGAAGTAGACCGCCCACAATATTTCAAGGGCTATGGCACTGGGACGCCAGCGGAGACCGTAA CTATCGAAGCCCGAGCCATCCAGAgcgtcttcttccctgaCGGTAAAAGCATAGAGGGCCAGCTCACCGTCGGTAGTATAAAGACTGTCATCGGACACACCGAGGGCACTGCGGGTGTGGCCGGTGTGCTTAAAGCGTCACTGGCAGTCCAACACGGCCATATTCTAGCGAACCTTCATTTCAACGACCTGAAGCCTAAGCTCCGACCCTTTTACACCAATCTGCAAGTTCCGACCCACACAGTTCCCTGGCCGACCGTGCTATATGGGTCCCCGCGCCGTGTCAGCGTGAATAGTTTCGGCTTCGGGGGTACGAATGCGCACGCCATTATTGAGAGCTGGGACGGCCCTGGCGAGCTCAACGGCCATGTGAACAGACACGGCAAGGGAAGATTCAGTGACGGCAGCAAGCCCAACACCAGCGTCAGCAACACCGGGCCTTTCGTCCTGTCTGCAAACTCAGCTCCGGCTTTGGCAGCCAGTCCCGGAGCGCTGGCTAGTTATCTTCGCCCAAACCCCGATACAGATCTCGATCGGCTTGCCTATACTCTCTTTCGCAAGACGGAATTTCCTTACCGGGCTGCCCTTTCCGCCGTATTTGTAGGTGAACTCGTGAGCAAGCTTTAG